TACCCGACGGATGTCTTCTACGAAAGGCACCCATGTCACGCAGCCTTCTACCCCGTGTTCCGCGATTTTCGCGCGCGTCGAAGCGAACACCTCGGGATGCTCGAAGTTCTCGCCTATAAGCAGAAGTCGAATGTCAGGAATGCGTGTTCGAGCTTCAGCGATCGCCCGAATCATAATGTCATGGCGTTTAATGTTGGCGAATCGAGCAACCATCCCGACAACGAATGCTGTTTCCGGAAGACCAAAGCCACATCGTGCCTCAGCAGCACCGTATAGGTCGGGCCTAAAGGTGTCAGGATCTACTTCGTCGTAGATTACGGTAATGTGAGCAACATCACTGACCATTGAGAGGACACCCCTCTTCGCGAACTCGGATACCGCAATGATCCGGTCCGCCGCAGACGCATACTCTTCGTATGCTCCGAACACTCCATTACGAACATGGAGTACCGTCGGAATGCGAAGTGCCTTTACCGCGGCGAGCACTGGCAGGCCGTCGAGTCCGTTAAGATGAACGATATTGGGCCTCAGGTCACGCAGCACGCTAGCCGCGTACAGAAGGTTTTCGAGCGTGGGGCGAAGGAACTCTCTCTCTGGGCAGACGACCTCAACGTCGGCTTGCCGTAGACGGCTGGTAAGTTGTCCCTCAAGCGCAACGAGTGCGCATTTTTCAAAAGCGTGCTGTGGCAAGTGGCGGATGAGCTGGAGGAGACTTTCTTCTGCGCCAGAGTACCCTGAAGCGTGGGAAACGTACAGGACACGATGCACGCGGCGGCCGGGTCCCACAGGTGGGACGTTAGCAGCTTGTGTCAACCTCGCAAGTTCGGCTTCCCGCTGCTTCACGGCGAGTACTTGCCAGGTATTGAGGCGGGCCCACGACCCCTCCTCACCATCCGAACCCTGGTGCCGCTCGAGGACAGTCAAGAGACGATCCACGTCACGGGGGTACGCGACAGCGATATCCACTGCGGAGATAGGGCACGGCCCGTACAGCGTCTCGACGGGAATGCCTACGGCGGCCAATCCCACAGCGGTACTCACGTTTGCGACGCCTGTACGGCGCACGATATCGAGGACTGCCTCGCAGGTCTTGCCAACGTCCGGCAGGCCCAGCGCAACGAATCGAGAAATAAACTCCCTTCTGAAGAGGACCGGCGTCCCGGTGGTCGGGAGACCCTCTGCCCAGGTCATCCCATGACCACGCTCGACGTGAGAGCTCAGAGCTCGGCGAATCAGTTCGTGCGGAGTCAGGAGACATTCCAGTCGATAGACGAGGATGTTCTTGTCTTCTTCGCCCACCGCTTCGACGATCGCATGCAGCTCCAAGCACTCATGCGATCGATGGACCCTGCATGGGTGACCGCTCAGAAGGGTGTGGGCACGTCTGTGGTCCGTATCATCAAATGTCACCACGGTCACGTCGCGAGTTAGTGCTGCGACGGCGCAGACGCAATGTTGCAGCGCAGTACACCCGTGTCGCGAGTGGAAATACCGACGGTAGTACACGGATACAGGCAGGAGATCGAGCAGAATAATGGCCTGTGTGCGCATAACCTGGTGCCACCGTTGTTACAATTGAGAGGTCTCGGTCACTAGCTCAAGTCCAATCCGGCGACGTCTGTGGCGTCTGGCCGGGCGGCGGTTGTCCTGGGCGCGTCAATCGGCTCCTGGTCACACCTGGCGCCCTGGCTCACTAAGCGACGGCGACCGTTACTCGTACAGCCTCCACATGGGGACAGGTCAAGACAATCGACGCTTCTAAGGCGAAATCGCAGTCAGCGCGTCGGATCAAGCAAGATACGAGCGGAACGGAATGAGCGAAAGGCGCAACCACCCGCATCAGAGGTCCGCTGACACTGATAACTGTCGAAGGACCATGCAACCAGCACGACGACGCCAAGAATGTCGTCGCTTGCGACCATGCCAAACAGTCTACTATCCTGTGATGTCGAGCGATTGTCACCCAACACGAAATAGTGCTCTGGTGGAACTACTAAGTAGCCGTCGCGGACCCAGGTATCGAACATCGTGAATGCAGTTGGCGCCAGAACGTTTCGCGTTTCGTCTGGGAACACTGCGTCGGACTGGTCCATCCATCGGGAGTCGTGCCGCTTATACGGCTCATCCAGCACTACATCATTGATGAATACGCGTCTATCGCGAATGGTTAGCCGGTCTCCAGGAAGCCCGATCAGCCGCTTAATGAGCAGGTGCTGTGGAGCACCCGGGTTGCGACACTGGACGATGTCCTGACGGCGGAGCTTGCGGCCCCAGCTGCCGACGGCAGTCTCGACAAGCTTGAATACCAGCACCCGGTCACCGCTTTGGAGCGTGGGATGCATCGAATGGCCAACGAGGAGGGCCGGCTGAGCAACATAGTGCCATCCGAGCATGATTAGCCCAACGAGAGCGCCGTACCTCGCGATGCGAGGTGCGCATATCTGCGCAAAAGCGGGCCGGTTGGCCGTCACTGTGTGAGTGCAGGTGGCAGAGTCCACGAGAGGATGTCGTTGTTCGACGCGGTATAGAGGGTGTCCGCCATTGTCGTTATGGCACGCATTCTCGCCGGCAGGGCGAACGAGCCCACATAGCGCCCGGTGGCGCGGTCGTACGCGTCGACGACAGACGTGGGATCTCGCTGCAGGGGATCGCCAGGCTTTACGTCGGTCAGTGTCAGCAGATAGCGTCCGCGGACGGCAACGCTCCTCAGAAACTCGTCGCCCTGGGCGGGGAGTTTCGTAGCGCCAGTCGGCGTCAGTTCGAGCGATGGAAGCTCCGGGGCGGCGATGGTGCGAGTGAGATATCGGAGTTCTCCCGCGGGCGAGTACGACGCCAGGAGTCCGGCGGACCTCGTAACGTAGTAGAAGCTGTCGCCACTTGGCGACGCGACCGGAATACCGCTGACGGCCATGCCAAAGCGCGCGTGGTCTTCAACGAACGACGCGAGAGCCGTGGGATGCCTCCCAGGGCTCACGAGGAGGAGCATCGCATCGCCATACTCAAAGACAGGGGTCGCAACGGGTTGAATGACCAACGTGTCGCCGATGGACGCGATCGTCAAGGCGCGTATCGCCGCAGGAAGTTGCTTGGCGGCCGAGCCATCTGGGTGCAGCGCTTTCGTGATGCCATTGGG
This Luteitalea sp. DNA region includes the following protein-coding sequences:
- a CDS encoding glycosyltransferase; this translates as MRTQAIILLDLLPVSVYYRRYFHSRHGCTALQHCVCAVAALTRDVTVVTFDDTDHRRAHTLLSGHPCRVHRSHECLELHAIVEAVGEEDKNILVYRLECLLTPHELIRRALSSHVERGHGMTWAEGLPTTGTPVLFRREFISRFVALGLPDVGKTCEAVLDIVRRTGVANVSTAVGLAAVGIPVETLYGPCPISAVDIAVAYPRDVDRLLTVLERHQGSDGEEGSWARLNTWQVLAVKQREAELARLTQAANVPPVGPGRRVHRVLYVSHASGYSGAEESLLQLIRHLPQHAFEKCALVALEGQLTSRLRQADVEVVCPEREFLRPTLENLLYAASVLRDLRPNIVHLNGLDGLPVLAAVKALRIPTVLHVRNGVFGAYEEYASAADRIIAVSEFAKRGVLSMVSDVAHITVIYDEVDPDTFRPDLYGAAEARCGFGLPETAFVVGMVARFANIKRHDIMIRAIAEARTRIPDIRLLLIGENFEHPEVFASTRAKIAEHGVEGCVTWVPFVEDIRRVHASLDVLALCSDAEGLGRCVVEAMAMAVPVVVTRSGGTPEIVRHGVNGLVVRPDDPHALAEALVDVAAQPNKAVRLGRSGRDFVLAHLTAAASAEAVAGIYDDLMKSPV
- the lepB gene encoding signal peptidase I, with the translated sequence MLGWHYVAQPALLVGHSMHPTLQSGDRVLVFKLVETAVGSWGRKLRRQDIVQCRNPGAPQHLLIKRLIGLPGDRLTIRDRRVFINDVVLDEPYKRHDSRWMDQSDAVFPDETRNVLAPTAFTMFDTWVRDGYLVVPPEHYFVLGDNRSTSQDSRLFGMVASDDILGVVVLVAWSFDSYQCQRTSDAGGCAFRSFRSARILLDPTR